TCGGGTTGACCTTTTCCTCGCGGTAGATGCGCATCATCTCCTGCTGCATCTCCTGCGGCTTGTCCTTGAGCCGCTCGCGCATCTCCATCACCTTGGGATTGATGGCCTTCATCTTCGCCATGCTGGCGTAGGCCTTGGCGTTGAGCCAGTAGAACGCGGCCTTCAGCAGCACCACAAGCGCGACGATGGCCCAACCCCAGTTCCCCAGCATGGTGTGCAGCTTGTCGAGCAGCCAGTAGAGCGGCTTGGAGATGATGGTGAAGATGCCGTAGTCCTTGACCAGCTCGAGCCCGGGCGCCACGGCCTCCAGTGTCTTCTCGGCCTGCGGGCCGACGAAGAACTCGGCGTCGATCGCCTTGGATGCGCCGGGTTCCACCGGCCCCGCCGGCGTGATCATGCCGACCGCGTAGAGGTTGGTGTCGACCTTGCGCGCGAACAGGTCGCGCGGGATGCCGTCCTTCAGCAACCAGGCGCTCGCGAAGTAGTGCTGCACCATCGCGACATAGCCGTTGGTCGCTTCCTTGACGAAGTCGGCCTTGTTGTTCTCGATGTCCTTGAACTCGATCTTCTGGTACTTCTTGGCCTCGGTGTAGACCGCCGGGCCCGTGAAGGTGGAGTAGAAGGAGGATTCGCCAGGCGGCTTGTTGCCGTCGCGCACGATCTGCAGGTAGACCTGCGGCGAAACCGGCGCCGTGCCGGTGTTGACGATCTCGTGGCGCACTCGCATGTCATAGCCGCCGCGTTTGAGCGTCCAGGTCTTGACCAGCTTGACGCCGCCCAGATCGGCCGATTCGAAGCGCAGCACCAGCTCGTTGGCCCCGTCCTTGAGCGTACGCTCGCCGCTGACGCTCATCGGCGTCTTGTGCGTCGGGAAGTTTCCGCCGATCAGGCCGGTCTGGGCCACGTAGTAGCGGTTGGGGCTCTGGTCGAGCAGGACGAAAGGCTTGTCCTTCTCCGTCAGGTCGTCATGCTGGATGAATTCGCTTTGCACCAGCGAGCCGCCCTCGGTGTCGAAGGTCAGCTTGAGCACATCCGTGGTGACGACCACACGCTCACTCGCGGTGGGTGCCGTCGTCTTGCCGTCGGGCACGGTCGCAGCGCCGCTCGCGCCGGCCGGGGTTGTGTTCGTGGCCTGTGGCACCGCGCTCGAGGCTGCACCAGGCGCCGCAGGCGCTGACGCAGGCGCCGTGGCGGTCGCGTGCGGCTTGGTCGACGGCAGGAAGGTGGGATTGCGGCCGTTGAAAACCTGCCACTGGTCCCACAACAGTACCAGCGAGAAACCAAAAACCACCCACAGAATGGTGCGGCG
Above is a window of Variovorax sp. RA8 DNA encoding:
- the yidC gene encoding membrane protein insertase YidC, which produces MNDIRRTILWVVFGFSLVLLWDQWQVFNGRNPTFLPSTKPHATATAPASAPAAPGAASSAVPQATNTTPAGASGAATVPDGKTTAPTASERVVVTTDVLKLTFDTEGGSLVQSEFIQHDDLTEKDKPFVLLDQSPNRYYVAQTGLIGGNFPTHKTPMSVSGERTLKDGANELVLRFESADLGGVKLVKTWTLKRGGYDMRVRHEIVNTGTAPVSPQVYLQIVRDGNKPPGESSFYSTFTGPAVYTEAKKYQKIEFKDIENNKADFVKEATNGYVAMVQHYFASAWLLKDGIPRDLFARKVDTNLYAVGMITPAGPVEPGASKAIDAEFFVGPQAEKTLEAVAPGLELVKDYGIFTIISKPLYWLLDKLHTMLGNWGWAIVALVVLLKAAFYWLNAKAYASMAKMKAINPKVMEMRERLKDKPQEMQQEMMRIYREEKVNPMGGCFPIVIQIPVFIALYWVLLSSVEMRHAPWIGWIKDLSAPDPWFILPIVMTATSLFQTWLNPTPPDPMQAKLMWIMPLAFSVMFIFFPAGLVLYWITNNVLSIAQQWFINKRLGVLGK